The Girardinichthys multiradiatus isolate DD_20200921_A chromosome Y, DD_fGirMul_XY1, whole genome shotgun sequence genome has a window encoding:
- the LOC124864609 gene encoding dehydrogenase/reductase SDR family member 7C-B-like, whose translation MDPTWTTTILVVPCVVVLTAGFFYLYGAIIGLLSKTSVRNKVVVITDALSGLGKECAGVFHNGGARLILCGKSWEKLEELEDELANASDPTLTFPPKIVLLDFGDMNSMTEAIAEILDCYGCLDYLIFNSSMKVKAPAQSLSLEMDKLLMDNNYFGPITLAKGVIPSMISRRSGHLLLVNSIQGKIAVPFRTAYAASKHAIQAFFDCLRAEVEEFGISVSTINHTFISCSASKTTQAATSNSLLWSLFYTRKPRGVSPHEATAEIVRTLNNRRKEVLIAPSLPKMAIYARSFFPNMFFAVMAAGVKNSAASDSM comes from the exons ATGGACCCTACATGGACCACCACTATCCTTGTGGTTCCCTGTGTGGTGGTGCTAACAGCTGGATTTTTTTACCTCTATGGTGCAATTATCGGTCTGCTGTCTAAAACATCAGTACGCAATAAGGTGGTGGTTATAACTGATGCTTTATCAGGGCTTGGAAAAG AGTGTGCAGGTGTTTTTCACAATGGAGGAGCCAGGCTGATCCTCTGTGGGAAAAGCTGGGAGAAGCTTGAAGAACTTGAAGACGAACTGGCGAATGCTTCTGATCCTACACTT ACATTCCCTCCGAAGATTGTGCTGCTGGACTTCGGAGACATGAACAGCATGACAGAAGCCATCGCGGAGATCCTGGATTGTTATGGTTGCTTGGACTATCTCATCTTCAACAGTAGCATGAAGGTCAAAGCTCCTGCACAGAGTCTGTCTCTGGAGATGGACAAGCTTCTGATGGACAACAACTACTTTGGGCCCATCACTTTGGCCAAAG GTGTGATCCCCTCCATGATCTCTAGGAGAAGTGGTCATCTGCTCCTGGTTAACAGCATTCAAGGGAAAATCGCTGTGCCTTTCCGCACTGCAT ACGCAGCTTCCAAACATGCCATTCAGGCTTTCTTTGACTGCCTGAGAGCAGAGGTGGAAGAGTTCGGCATCTCTGTCAGCACCATCAACCACACCTTCATCAGCTGCTCTGCGTCCAAAACAACACAGGCTGCAACCTCGAACTCCCTGCTTTGGTCCC TGTTTTACACCAGGAAGCCACGTGGTGTTTCTCCACATGAAGCCACCGCTGAGATTGTAAGAACCCTGAACAACAGAAGGAAAGAAGTACTGATTGCTCCCTCTCTTCCCAAGATGGCCATTTATGCCCGATCCTTCTTCCCCAACATGTTCTTCGCTGTGATGGCTGCAGGAGTGAAAAACTCTGCTGCTTCTGACAGCATGTAA